The genomic region ACGGCGTGCTGTTTACCCTCTGGTCCCTGCTCCTCACCGACGGCGTCGTTTCCTACACCGTACCACTCGCCTCGATGGGCGTCGTCTACCTGCTCGCCGCACTCGTCGTCTACCAAGGCAATCGAAACGCCACCCTCGCCCTCTACAGCAAACTGATCGCCGGCGTCCTGCTTCTGCTCATCTCAGGCTCCGAATTCGGGCGGGGTTGGGAGTTCAAACCCCTGCTCTCCGTCTACTTCTGGAGCGCCGTCACCTTCGCCGCCCTCATGGTCGGACAACGAAAAGCCAGCGACCTCTACAAACTACTCGCCGCCGGAATCAATTTGCGTCTCCCTCTATTGGTTCGCCGCCACTTGGGACGCCCCGCTCGGCCTGTGGTTCCACACCTTCCTGCCCTTCCTGAACACATCCGGCGCAGCGTGGATCGTCCTCGCCGCACTCGGCTTCTACCTATCCGTCAAAGTCCAATTCAACTCCAAAAAAGCGGACTCTGAAGCCCTCTCCACCTTCTTCGCCGTCTCCAGTCACGTCATGGTCGGCGGGCTTCTCACATTCCAGATCCTCAACCTCTGGCACTACTACAACCTCGATCCCCACAACCTCTGGCTGAGCCTCTCCCTCTCCTGGGGTCTCTACGCACTTTTGCTGTTTCTCTGGGGAGCTTACAGCAAACAAGCCGCGTTCCGCTGGTTCGGCTCGATCGTACTCGGCCTCGTCGCTCTGAAAACGATCCTCGTCGACCTCGCCGGCTCCGACACGATCTACAAAGTGCTCGTTCTGTTCATCCTCGGGGCCCTCACACTCCTCATCGCCTACATCAACCACAAATGGAACCACGAAAACGAATCATAAAAAAAACGCCTGTGCCCCTCGCGGACACAGGCGTTTTCCCCTTCCTCACGTGATATCGGTGAGGTCGGATTCGTCGGTGGTGCGCTCCCACTCGATGGTGCGGCGCAGACCTTCTTCGTACGGAACGATCTCTTCGTACCCCAATTCACGACGAATCGCCGACGTGTCAAAGATCATCGGTTGTTCCAAATTAGAATCGGTGCGTTCCGATTCCGGGAGTTCATCCTGATTCACCAGAGAGATCTCTCCCTCCCAGCCGAATTGCGTGCCCACATCGCGCACCCAATCGCGGAACGGGCGCGTCTCCGGTTCTCCCACATTGTAGATGCGGTTGGCAGCCCGCTTGTCGGTGACGGCGCAGACGATCGCATGCGCGATGTTCTCCACATACCCGTGGGTCCATCGGAAATTGCCCCATTCCTTCTGCAACTTGATCTCCCCCACCTCTTCGACCATTTGGTCGATGTAGGAGCGGAAACGATGCTGGTTGTCACGCGGGCCATACACCACCGGCAGGCGCAAGATCGTGCCCGGCAACAAGTTCGGCTT from Tumebacillus amylolyticus harbors:
- a CDS encoding NAD-dependent epimerase/dehydratase family protein — encoded protein: MRVLIIGGTGFIGPFVVQQLVEQGHTVAVFNRGRSDTKLPEGVQVIRGDRQDLSKYVAQFKKFAPEVVLDMIPFFEKDAQAVVNTFQGLARRTVMISSGDVYQAFGRIHGKEQSPVDLSVITESSPLRTELYLYRGARTGEFFDNYDKIPCERAYLSKPNLLPGTILRLPVVYGPRDNQHRFRSYIDQMVEEVGEIKLQKEWGNFRWTHGYVENIAHAIVCAVTDKRAANRIYNVGEPETRPFRDWVRDVGTQFGWEGEISLVNQDELPESERTDSNLEQPMIFDTSAIRRELGYEEIVPYEEGLRRTIEWERTTDESDLTDIT
- a CDS encoding DUF2339 domain-containing protein — its product is MPFLNTSGAAWIVLAALGFYLSVKVQFNSKKADSEALSTFFAVSSHVMVGGLLTFQILNLWHYYNLDPHNLWLSLSLSWGLYALLLFLWGAYSKQAAFRWFGSIVLGLVALKTILVDLAGSDTIYKVLVLFILGALTLLIAYINHKWNHENES